Genomic DNA from Hordeum vulgare subsp. vulgare chromosome 2H, MorexV3_pseudomolecules_assembly, whole genome shotgun sequence:
GGAGGAGGAAGTATTGGTGCAAGGAAGAAAGCTGAGAAATATGCAAGACTGATGAGCTACTTCACAGCGAGTGGAAATGTGTGAAATTTGATGTGTGTCAATGGTTGAAACCTTTGGGACTGCAACCCATGTATGTGTCCCGTGTACCTGTGTTAGAATTTGAGTGTTGTGAACCTTTGTTAGAATTTGTATCTTCTGAACATGTGTAACAATTTGTGAACCTTTGTTAGAATTTGTGAACCTGTGTTAGAATTTAAGTCATGTGAACCTCTGCTATTTGACATTAAGGCTATTTGTGAACTTGTCTAATTCAACACTAATGTGGCACAAATAACTGAAACACAAATAAAGGGAAATGCATCAAACATAAATAAGGCACATTAATAGCATTATCCAGCAACAAATTCAGTACAAATATCTTGCAATTTTAGTGCCACAAATAACAGATAGTACTACAACAACATTGAATCATTCTTCAGTTATTTCCTTGATCTTCCTGATTTTCCCCTTCCTGGCCTCCAGGTGCCTTTTCTCTTGCTTcaacttctccctctcctccaacaaactGTTCCTCTCCTTCTTGATTTGGTCCATCTCCTACAGCAGGTTCACCTTCTCTAGCTTCTCTTGGTCTCTTTCTTTCTCTGCTTTGGCCCTTAGTACCTGATGGATGTTAGTGTCTGCTTTCACAGCCAAGTTCTTTTTCTCAAGCTCTTCCTTGAAGTCACTTAGAGCTATCTGTGCATTGCCTAACTCGGAAATTGCATCCTCCTTGTCAGCCACCATTTTAGCAAAGTCAACTTTAAAGAACCTCAGGTCATTTTCCATCTTCCTCTTATCTTGCACTACCTTGAAGACTTCTTCAGCATTAACTACATTCTGTCTCAACTTGTCATCAAACTCCTTGTCATACATATCCTAGATAGCAGCTAAAGCTTGCTTCAATGGGATTGGCCACTCAGAATCAATCCCTTGCACATGCTTGCACTTGGGTGCATCCTATTATTgtgtgcaaaaaataaaaaaacattaatacttatgaagaagactatggcAGACTTATAATTTTATGAACAAAACATTGTAATTTCACAGATTATAATTTTATGAACAGACTATGGCTCAAGTACCTTAACACCTAATTGCACTGCTAGTTCACCTTTTTTGCACAGCCTAGAAACCTCCTGCCGCTATGAGTGGATCGAAACGCCACCAACTTCTCACGGGGGCTCCATGCTCACACAATGCAGGATGATTCATAGCCAGGCCGCTCCATTCCGTGCACTCCATGGTGGGAGGTGCATAAACATAAGGAAAATGAGTTCAATTTCTACACGTAACAAAATTCCCCTTTCTCCCTAGAACCATAACCCTAGATCCATCTGAGCAGAAGCGAACCTGGGtcacacaatcatcatcacaCGATGAAGACGAGTAAGAAACATCAGACCAAGAAACCATGGCGTCCCTCCCCGTTGGCGGTGGCTGATGGCGATGGATGGCGGCGATGGGCGTCGACAGGTACGGTGGAGGGGAGAATAAATAGAGAAGGGAGGGGAATGAGAGCACCACGCGCGGCGAAGACGGGCTTAACCAGCGGCGGGAACGATCGTCTCGGCGCACCGTCTGTCCGAGCCCACGTGGCTCCGATGGGTGGGCCAGGTTGGCTAGTTTTGGTGTTAGACGCGGCTAGACTCTAGTTTAGTGCTATGTGTTACTCACTTGCCACACAAGTGGTGATTATTTTTGATTTTCGACAAAATTGATGGTTTTGGAGTATCCTTAGCACGATTGTAGTGGTTTTGGTTTAAAATTATAATGAACCCCTCCCTCCTCCCACACACCAGCAATTGAATGCTATTCAATAGTCTCCATTCCTACGATTCACTTATACTTTCTATACTTTCCTTTCTCATTCCTAACGTTTTAGACCTTTCCTACGATATCTTTTACCCGCGTTCCAAACAGGACCCAAGATATCTTCCAAGAAAATCcggcaaaaaagaaaaaacccgGAGATATCTTCGACGGAAAGATTCACCCCTCGCCTGGGACCCGGTTGTCAGCCTCCGCAGCTCGGCTGCGCCCCGCCCCCGCGTGCCACACAGACCAGTATAAATGGGGCTACGGTCACGCGCCTGCACGCACCAGCACCTTTACTAGACCTGACCCGACCTGCAGCCGCGGCCCCACTCGCGGTGCCCCGTCACGAAGCCGGTTCCCTGACGGTGCCACGAAGGCCGTGCCCGACCCCAATGGAAGCAGAGTACCCCCAAATAAACCCTCTCCGCCTCTGCTCCAGGCGCCGGAaaagggaggaggacgagggagGGATCGAGCTGCTGCTGTCCATGGATCTCGACGAGGAGGAGACGCGGCCGGAGCAGCAGGCGCCGCCTCGGGTCCCGGTACGTCTCCCCCCTCCCGCGCCCCGCTCCTCTTGGGTTTCTTGGGCGAGTTCTTGGCGGGGCGGAGTTCTTGGCGGCGGGATGGGCACGGTAAAGGCCGCGCGATCTTTGGTTGGGGGCGGAGTTTTTGGCGGCGGGATGGGTGGGGTAAAGCGAGGATTCGCGCCTTGGATCGGGTGGTGGGCGCGCTCTCTCCGGATTCTTTGCGTGGGGGGTTAGCGGGGCGTTCTTGGCTGGAAAGGGCGCAGCGATGGTGCGCTGGTTCTTGGGCATTGGTGCGTTGTGCTAGAAATTGCAGTTCTTGATGTTTCTTTACTTGCCAACTTTGTGTGTGGAGGAGTGATTCTTTACTTGTACACCCAGTTTGTGTGATTGGGGAATCCACCTGGCTGCATGCCTTGCGGAAGACGAGTTCTTTGACCTAGGTTTTAATCCATGGATTCTTTCAAATGAGGGTTCGTCTTTATCGCTGTTGGCTGCACGAGGTCTCAAGGGGGGAAATAAGCTCTGTAGATCGGTTAAGGTCCAAAGAATTTGTAGATCCCAGCAAATGAAGAGCCTGTTGTTGTTTCTTTGTGTCAGATTCCTGCAAACATTCTTGGAAGTGAAGGATTAGTGTTTTACCACCGCATTCTGTAGCCTCTATGGTTTGCATTTGAGAGATTCCGTCTGTACGAACATTGATGGCCATGAGAGGTTTAGGTGCCATCTGTAGCTTCGTCTACATGAAGCTCTTTAAGTTTTTACAATGCCTTGTTCGTGCTAGGCATGTATGGTTACCGGTTGATTGGCAGAAAAGCAGTACTGTATCTTGGGAGAAGTTTGGAGGGAGGCTGCCAGGTGCTCTGCAGAACAGCGTAATGGCTGAAACCTACATGCTGTCAACTTGTTATTGACAACATCAATACTCTTTTGTTTTGCTTGTGATAGATGCTCAATTATTCATAATTGTGTGCCCTCTGGTGTCAAATATGATTGAAAGCTGTCTGAACTTCAGAAAGACATCTATCGCTTCATTTGGAATACATTTTTGTGCCGTATTTCTTCTCACATTGATCCTTTTTGGAATAAGGACCCATGATTAGTCATTAGACTTTTCTGCTCAAGTGGTTGCTTTATGCTTTCTTGTCTAAATAATCGATAGGTTCGATAATTATATGAAGTGTAAAACAATTAGTCATAGCACTTGTATTCATCTGCCCATGAGAGAGTGTTCTTCTTTGGTCAGAACCTTTGTATCATCACTTCTCCACGAATAGAATAGTGAAAACGTAAAATGAAGTCTGACAACTACATTTTCTTCAAAATCacaggagaagctgaaagcagtGGGACAAGAGCTTGGACATGAGATCCGGATATTTTCAAGCACAACATTTGAGCTGATGACTAGCAAATTGCCCAGGGCAGATCAGGGTAAATGCATTTATTTGCTTTTGCTTTACTTCAATTCTGTTATGTCTCTTTATGATAATTGCATTGTgacatgaaagcatgattcaTGCAGAGGAAGACGATGACTTTTATGAGCTTCAGCCTGGTGATTATTACAAGTTGATTTCCAATAGGCTTGCAGGTTACTTAAATGCTCTTTTAATATTGTCTGAGAACAGTTGCATTTTTATTACTTAAACATTCTACTTGGCATTGCCCAACCTTTCAAATTTCTTAACTGTAACCATGTTTAAACTTGACACCTTGCAGAACAATCGAAAGTTCTGAAGACTCGTAAAATAAGGGAAGCAGAACTTGCTGCTCAACGAGCAAGGCTAACAAAGGTAGGAAGGAATATGATGCACTATGCCACTAtttagttgttattattattatgtaGGACTAATACTACTTTTTCTCCTCTAGCTGATTGTATTTTGCTTATTGATTTTTATCTAGCCTTATATTAACAGTACCTTCGGACATGTTTTAAGGGCAAATTTGTTTCCTAGAGTAAATATATCTGCAAAGTctattctcgcaaaaataataatCTGCAAAGTCTATCTGTTGGCATGTGAAATCTTATGTAGAAATACTTCAAATGATGCACATAGTTCTGATTATTTATTTTCAAAGTAGCTCCTTTTGCCTTTTCTTATTAATTCAGTATTATTAATTTAGTAGTAGACAATGCCCTGTCTCATCCTCATTTAATTGGTTTATTTTATTCGTCCATATCCGAATCTAGTTTCAGCACAAATTCCATTTTATTGCTAACCTTCTTAACTGTAGGCAGTGATGAGGGTTCGATTCCCTGATGGTTACATTCTTGAGGTTGAGTTTCATCCATCAGAGACAGTACATAGTCTGTTGGATCTTCTCATGAAAGTAATTGCTAGACCAGACCTGCCATTCTATCTTTGTAAGTTCCACTGCTCTTTTCAGATGACTGATGTAGAGTTTGACAAGTAATATTTTCCCTTTCCTCGTTTCCTGTTCACCAGTTCCTTTTATTTCACCCTGGTTTGGTTAAGGTCGGCTCAGTGTTTCCAATGATAAAACATTTGTGTATGAGTAGCAAATGTATATGTTGACAATCATGAAAAACAGGGAAACAACTAGTGTCCTATAAATAATTTGATGGTCTAGCTTTACATCATGTGAACAAAATTTCAGTGCTTTGAGCAAAGGGTTTTACATATTTTTATGAATCATTTGTTATGAAGTGCTATAAATTAATCAAATTCAGTTTGGTATACAACTATTCACAGCACTGACTTGTTGAGCTCCTAAGTACCCAAATTTGAAAGTGTTCTGATTGTATGGTCTTTTGACAATCATGACAAACAGGGAAACAACTAGTGTCCTATAAATAGTTTGATGGGCTAGCTTTACATAATGTGAACAAAATTTCAGTGCTCTGAGCAAAGGGTTTTACATATTTTTATGAATCGATTGTTAATTTGTTATGAACTGCTATAAATTAATCAAATTCAATTTGGTATGCAACTCTTCACAGCACTGACTTGTTGAGTTCCTAAGTACCCAAATTTGAAAGTGTTCTGATTGTGTGGTCTTTTGACAAGCTTGGTGACACCAGTGGATCAATTATCATTTTCTTATGCCCTTGATCTGAATATCACCAGTGTCCAAATTTTTGTCAGCTTGATATTGCATGTTTTAGATACAATATCTGTCCTGGAACCCATATGCCATATTACCTTCGATTGAACTTGTAGATGTTTGAGGATCCTCTAGTATCCATCCATTGGACTTTTCAGTTTTCACTTGGGATTTCCATAGATCACCTGTAATCGTGTATTAGAGATGTACCAGTTACAACTTCTTAATGTTGTTTTTATTGACTCCACAACAGACACAGTTCCTCCAAAGAAGCGAATAATGGACACCTCACAGGACTTCTACACAATTGGCTTTGTTCCTGGAGCTAATGTCTTCTTTTCTTATGATCTGCCAGAAGGTATGTATTTCTTAAAAACTATTATCATGATTAGAAAATAAGCAATCTTTACTTCTTAGCTTGAGTTTTTAGCATTTTATTTTTGCATGTCCTGAAAAGAATGCATTTTCCACATATATAAAGTTGTGTTTCGGGTGCATTCGAAGACAGACACATGTTCATGATTATTTCAGCATTTAACTCTTGTTAGTCATATGCATTCTTGCCACATGTTCATGAGCTTGACATTGGGCATTGAATAATGCAACTCATTCTTGTTAATGTTATTAAATCAACGTGGGTCGAGAAATCGACATGTTTTTAGAGGTATTCATGTGTGTTTGTCATGCAGGGTCGGAGTTAAATACGGATGGTG
This window encodes:
- the LOC123427050 gene encoding plant UBX domain-containing protein 1 is translated as MEAEYPQINPLRLCSRRRKREEDEGGIELLLSMDLDEEETRPEQQAPPRVPEKLKAVGQELGHEIRIFSSTTFELMTSKLPRADQEEDDDFYELQPGDYYKLISNRLAEQSKVLKTRKIREAELAAQRARLTKAVMRVRFPDGYILEVEFHPSETVHSLLDLLMKVIARPDLPFYLYTVPPKKRIMDTSQDFYTIGFVPGANVFFSYDLPEGSELNTDGVKSGPYLREEIRTLDGLSLHSEPSGQPDVSKTNSDSAHQSEAFRPDSAPPPANKKSAKPKWFKR